The following coding sequences are from one Ornithodoros turicata isolate Travis chromosome 1, ASM3712646v1, whole genome shotgun sequence window:
- the LOC135378062 gene encoding uncharacterized aarF domain-containing protein kinase 5-like isoform X2, with amino-acid sequence MLVNECLRVLNRSVQACRKASYSACFHTAAKQQKRNFKHRYFIAIGSAVVLPYGWYLTLNSSDRRYVRVTLGGFRRFTRTFLTGLTISCDYWYSLLGKMEGTKEYKEALHECHQRAADRILAGCLTNGGLYIKLGQSLVALNHLMPREYLETLEVLHDKALPRVKDELNELFREDFDSSPEEMFKEFNRNPIAAASLAQVFKARTQDGKDVAVKVQYIDLQQRFFGDLNSIGILMHFVTWMHPSFNFAWILDYLRSCLVKELDFVNEGHNMERCASDLKCLPFVYVPKVHWEKTSKRVLTMEYIDGVKISDVSGILKLGLTLSDVDTKMVAAFAEQVFHTGFVHADPHPGNVFVQKDARGKARIVLLDHGLYEFIPKANRISLSQLWRCIIMDNEEGMQKHSLELGVSNYKVFCEILMQRPLQRRTLRIRNRLSSEEIAYMSTMVRQHFDDVMECIRSLPRPMLLVFRNINTVRSITKNHGHPIDRFTLMARIATRQLTSHVEGINIPLRLQYWWRWCSFELRLRYEAWCLKLTLLYLRFCMLFKASSKDVQYLVELISGDVSPL; translated from the exons ATGCTAGTCAACGAGTGTCTGAGA GTTCTGAACAGGAGTGTTCAAGCCTGTCGAAAGGCATCATACTCGGCATGTTTCCATACAGCTGCAAAGCAACAGAAGCGGAATTTCAAGCACCGCTATTTCATAGCCATAGGATCCGCGGTTGTGCTTCCTTACGGATGGTATTTGACCTTGAATTCTTCAGACAGAAGATATGTTCGTGTTACTCTTGGTGGGTTTCGAAGGTTTACAAg GACATTCTTGACTGGTCTCACTATTTCTTGTGACTACTGGTACAGCCTATTAGGTAAAATGGAG GGAACAAAAGAATATAAAGAGGCATTGCATGAATGTCACCAGCGTGCAGCTGATCGTATACTTGCTGGTTGCCTAACCAATGGAGGTCTCTATATTAAATTGGGCCAGAGCTTGGTGGCACTCAACCATCTAATGCCAAGAGAGTACCTAGAAACGCTTGAAGTTCTGCATGATAAGGCTCTTCCCAGAGTAAAAGATGAG CTCAACGAATTATTCAGGGAAGACTTTGATTCGTCACCAGAGGAGATGTTTAAAGAGTTCAACAGAAACCCAATTGCAGCAGCAAGTTTGGCTCAAGTTTTTAAAGCACGGACACAGGATGGAAAAGATGTTGCTGTTAAG GTGCAATATATTGACCTACAACAAAGATTTTTTGGCGATCTAAACAGTATTGGCATACTCATGCATTTTGTGACTTGGATGCACCCAAGCTTCAATTTTGCCTGGATTTTAGAT TACCTGAGGTCGTGCCTTGTGAAAGAATTAGACTTTGTCAATGAGGGTCACAACATGGAGCGCTGTGCCAGTGACTTAAAGTGccttccctttgtatatgtaccaAAGGTACACTGGGAGAAAACAAGTAAA AGAGTACTTACAATGGAGTATATAGACGGAGTGAAGATTAGTGACGTAAGCGGTATCCTCAAGCTTGGCCTCACATTATCCGAT GTTGATACCAAGATGGTAGCAGCATTCGCAGAACAGGTTTTCCACACTGGATTTGTTCATGCTGATCCTCATCCAGGAAATG TGTTTGTGCAAAAGGACGCTAGGGGCAAAGCAAGAATTGTACTGCTGGACCATGGGCTCTACGAGTTCATTCCAAAAGCAAACAGAATCTCGCTTTCGCAGCTTTGGAGATGTATCATCATGGACAATGAGGAAGGCATGCAGAAACACTCATTAGAACTTGGTGTTTCAA ATTACAAAGTGTTCTGTGAAATCCTGATGCAGCGACCTCTCCAACGAAGGACGCTTCGTATCAGGAACCGCCTTTCCTCAGAAGAAATCGCCTACATGAGTACTATGGTTCGACAACACTTTGATGATGTTATGGAATGTATTCGAAGTCTTCCAAGGCCTATGCTGCTAGTGTTTAG GAACATCAATACAGTTCGATCAATTACCAAAAACCATGGGCATCCAATCGATCGTTTCACTCTGATGGCGCGTATAGCCACACGGCAACTTACGTCTCACGTTGAAGGCATAAACATTCCACTTAGGTTGCAGTACTGGTGGAGGTGGTGCTCTTTTGAGTTGAGACTCAG GTACGAAGCTTGGTGCTTGAAACTCACTCTTCTCTACCTGCGGTTCTGCATGTTATTTAAGGCATCCAGCAAGGACGTGCAGTACCTTGTCGAGCTCATTTCTGGCGATGTTTCACCTCTGTAG
- the LOC135378062 gene encoding uncharacterized aarF domain-containing protein kinase 5-like isoform X1, which produces MCSVLNRSVQACRKASYSACFHTAAKQQKRNFKHRYFIAIGSAVVLPYGWYLTLNSSDRRYVRVTLGGFRRFTRTFLTGLTISCDYWYSLLGKMEGTKEYKEALHECHQRAADRILAGCLTNGGLYIKLGQSLVALNHLMPREYLETLEVLHDKALPRVKDELNELFREDFDSSPEEMFKEFNRNPIAAASLAQVFKARTQDGKDVAVKVQYIDLQQRFFGDLNSIGILMHFVTWMHPSFNFAWILDYLRSCLVKELDFVNEGHNMERCASDLKCLPFVYVPKVHWEKTSKRVLTMEYIDGVKISDVSGILKLGLTLSDVDTKMVAAFAEQVFHTGFVHADPHPGNVFVQKDARGKARIVLLDHGLYEFIPKANRISLSQLWRCIIMDNEEGMQKHSLELGVSNYKVFCEILMQRPLQRRTLRIRNRLSSEEIAYMSTMVRQHFDDVMECIRSLPRPMLLVFRNINTVRSITKNHGHPIDRFTLMARIATRQLTSHVEGINIPLRLQYWWRWCSFELRLRYEAWCLKLTLLYLRFCMLFKASSKDVQYLVELISGDVSPL; this is translated from the exons ATGTGTTCG GTTCTGAACAGGAGTGTTCAAGCCTGTCGAAAGGCATCATACTCGGCATGTTTCCATACAGCTGCAAAGCAACAGAAGCGGAATTTCAAGCACCGCTATTTCATAGCCATAGGATCCGCGGTTGTGCTTCCTTACGGATGGTATTTGACCTTGAATTCTTCAGACAGAAGATATGTTCGTGTTACTCTTGGTGGGTTTCGAAGGTTTACAAg GACATTCTTGACTGGTCTCACTATTTCTTGTGACTACTGGTACAGCCTATTAGGTAAAATGGAG GGAACAAAAGAATATAAAGAGGCATTGCATGAATGTCACCAGCGTGCAGCTGATCGTATACTTGCTGGTTGCCTAACCAATGGAGGTCTCTATATTAAATTGGGCCAGAGCTTGGTGGCACTCAACCATCTAATGCCAAGAGAGTACCTAGAAACGCTTGAAGTTCTGCATGATAAGGCTCTTCCCAGAGTAAAAGATGAG CTCAACGAATTATTCAGGGAAGACTTTGATTCGTCACCAGAGGAGATGTTTAAAGAGTTCAACAGAAACCCAATTGCAGCAGCAAGTTTGGCTCAAGTTTTTAAAGCACGGACACAGGATGGAAAAGATGTTGCTGTTAAG GTGCAATATATTGACCTACAACAAAGATTTTTTGGCGATCTAAACAGTATTGGCATACTCATGCATTTTGTGACTTGGATGCACCCAAGCTTCAATTTTGCCTGGATTTTAGAT TACCTGAGGTCGTGCCTTGTGAAAGAATTAGACTTTGTCAATGAGGGTCACAACATGGAGCGCTGTGCCAGTGACTTAAAGTGccttccctttgtatatgtaccaAAGGTACACTGGGAGAAAACAAGTAAA AGAGTACTTACAATGGAGTATATAGACGGAGTGAAGATTAGTGACGTAAGCGGTATCCTCAAGCTTGGCCTCACATTATCCGAT GTTGATACCAAGATGGTAGCAGCATTCGCAGAACAGGTTTTCCACACTGGATTTGTTCATGCTGATCCTCATCCAGGAAATG TGTTTGTGCAAAAGGACGCTAGGGGCAAAGCAAGAATTGTACTGCTGGACCATGGGCTCTACGAGTTCATTCCAAAAGCAAACAGAATCTCGCTTTCGCAGCTTTGGAGATGTATCATCATGGACAATGAGGAAGGCATGCAGAAACACTCATTAGAACTTGGTGTTTCAA ATTACAAAGTGTTCTGTGAAATCCTGATGCAGCGACCTCTCCAACGAAGGACGCTTCGTATCAGGAACCGCCTTTCCTCAGAAGAAATCGCCTACATGAGTACTATGGTTCGACAACACTTTGATGATGTTATGGAATGTATTCGAAGTCTTCCAAGGCCTATGCTGCTAGTGTTTAG GAACATCAATACAGTTCGATCAATTACCAAAAACCATGGGCATCCAATCGATCGTTTCACTCTGATGGCGCGTATAGCCACACGGCAACTTACGTCTCACGTTGAAGGCATAAACATTCCACTTAGGTTGCAGTACTGGTGGAGGTGGTGCTCTTTTGAGTTGAGACTCAG GTACGAAGCTTGGTGCTTGAAACTCACTCTTCTCTACCTGCGGTTCTGCATGTTATTTAAGGCATCCAGCAAGGACGTGCAGTACCTTGTCGAGCTCATTTCTGGCGATGTTTCACCTCTGTAG
- the LOC135398474 gene encoding uncharacterized protein LOC135398474 — MTRNIKNLLTVREYVDELVLKLQQSRDLQLALEPTVLETLDTDDCQLRNGQIHGLAKITHDKRPRLQLPTQSHTGFDVAATLLVKDITFEAAYEYTSAPLYVRGAVEGKVDVVRMELLIAGPQEMFNISTVKTFRVKEFTGVTVTKMSAGIPFQKHVAPRTTKAVRETITSAMANRATPVLQDTVARNSFPKFSTEEQPNVGLNFPLPTKQCA; from the exons AAAATCTGCTGACGGTCCGTGAGTACGTCGATGAGCTGGTACTCAAACTGCAGCAGAGCAGAGACCTACAGCTGGCTCTTGAGCCAACTGTACTAGAAACTCTCGACACTGATGACTGCCAGCTGAGGAACGGGCAAATCCATGGTCTCGCCAAAATCACCCACGACAAACGACCACGGCTCCAGTTGCCGACGCAGAGTCACACTGGCTTCGATGTAGCAGCTACCCTGCTCGTTAAGGACATCACATTTGAAGCAGCCTACGAGTACACGTCCGCCCCCCTCTACGTACGAGGCGCTGTTGAAGGAAAGGTTGATGTTGTGCGCATGGAGCTCCTTATCGCAG GACCCCAAGAAATGTTCAATATCAGCACAGTGAAAACATTTCGAGTGAAGGAATTCACTGGAGTAACGGTGACAAAAATGAGCGCGGGCATCCCATTTCAAAAACATGTTGCTCCAAGGACTACAAAGGCAGTCAGGGAGACAATCACGAGTGCAATGGCTAACCGCGCCACACCTGTTCTTCAGGACACGGTGGCGAGAAATAGCTTTCCAAAATTCAGTACAGAAGAGCAACCAAATGTGGGCCTGAACTTCCCTTTGCCTACTAAGCAGTGCGCATGA
- the LOC135378062 gene encoding uncharacterized aarF domain-containing protein kinase 5-like isoform X3 → MEGTKEYKEALHECHQRAADRILAGCLTNGGLYIKLGQSLVALNHLMPREYLETLEVLHDKALPRVKDELNELFREDFDSSPEEMFKEFNRNPIAAASLAQVFKARTQDGKDVAVKVQYIDLQQRFFGDLNSIGILMHFVTWMHPSFNFAWILDYLRSCLVKELDFVNEGHNMERCASDLKCLPFVYVPKVHWEKTSKRVLTMEYIDGVKISDVSGILKLGLTLSDVDTKMVAAFAEQVFHTGFVHADPHPGNVFVQKDARGKARIVLLDHGLYEFIPKANRISLSQLWRCIIMDNEEGMQKHSLELGVSNYKVFCEILMQRPLQRRTLRIRNRLSSEEIAYMSTMVRQHFDDVMECIRSLPRPMLLVFRNINTVRSITKNHGHPIDRFTLMARIATRQLTSHVEGINIPLRLQYWWRWCSFELRLRYEAWCLKLTLLYLRFCMLFKASSKDVQYLVELISGDVSPL, encoded by the exons ATGGAG GGAACAAAAGAATATAAAGAGGCATTGCATGAATGTCACCAGCGTGCAGCTGATCGTATACTTGCTGGTTGCCTAACCAATGGAGGTCTCTATATTAAATTGGGCCAGAGCTTGGTGGCACTCAACCATCTAATGCCAAGAGAGTACCTAGAAACGCTTGAAGTTCTGCATGATAAGGCTCTTCCCAGAGTAAAAGATGAG CTCAACGAATTATTCAGGGAAGACTTTGATTCGTCACCAGAGGAGATGTTTAAAGAGTTCAACAGAAACCCAATTGCAGCAGCAAGTTTGGCTCAAGTTTTTAAAGCACGGACACAGGATGGAAAAGATGTTGCTGTTAAG GTGCAATATATTGACCTACAACAAAGATTTTTTGGCGATCTAAACAGTATTGGCATACTCATGCATTTTGTGACTTGGATGCACCCAAGCTTCAATTTTGCCTGGATTTTAGAT TACCTGAGGTCGTGCCTTGTGAAAGAATTAGACTTTGTCAATGAGGGTCACAACATGGAGCGCTGTGCCAGTGACTTAAAGTGccttccctttgtatatgtaccaAAGGTACACTGGGAGAAAACAAGTAAA AGAGTACTTACAATGGAGTATATAGACGGAGTGAAGATTAGTGACGTAAGCGGTATCCTCAAGCTTGGCCTCACATTATCCGAT GTTGATACCAAGATGGTAGCAGCATTCGCAGAACAGGTTTTCCACACTGGATTTGTTCATGCTGATCCTCATCCAGGAAATG TGTTTGTGCAAAAGGACGCTAGGGGCAAAGCAAGAATTGTACTGCTGGACCATGGGCTCTACGAGTTCATTCCAAAAGCAAACAGAATCTCGCTTTCGCAGCTTTGGAGATGTATCATCATGGACAATGAGGAAGGCATGCAGAAACACTCATTAGAACTTGGTGTTTCAA ATTACAAAGTGTTCTGTGAAATCCTGATGCAGCGACCTCTCCAACGAAGGACGCTTCGTATCAGGAACCGCCTTTCCTCAGAAGAAATCGCCTACATGAGTACTATGGTTCGACAACACTTTGATGATGTTATGGAATGTATTCGAAGTCTTCCAAGGCCTATGCTGCTAGTGTTTAG GAACATCAATACAGTTCGATCAATTACCAAAAACCATGGGCATCCAATCGATCGTTTCACTCTGATGGCGCGTATAGCCACACGGCAACTTACGTCTCACGTTGAAGGCATAAACATTCCACTTAGGTTGCAGTACTGGTGGAGGTGGTGCTCTTTTGAGTTGAGACTCAG GTACGAAGCTTGGTGCTTGAAACTCACTCTTCTCTACCTGCGGTTCTGCATGTTATTTAAGGCATCCAGCAAGGACGTGCAGTACCTTGTCGAGCTCATTTCTGGCGATGTTTCACCTCTGTAG